CATCCCATTTATTTGGACTTTTATTTGGGCTTGCATCACAATCTCAGCAATTATTGTCTGGGAAAGACGCTCAAAACAACGTTCTCATCCTTGGTTGTTAATGGTTATCTATGCAGCGATCGCATTACTGACTTCAGTTTACAGTCCAATTGTAGTAGAGTTTCGTAGCTTGACAGGGGGGCTAATTGTCGGCGGTTTAGCAACACTTCTCGTCTACATTCTGGCTTTTATAGTGAAGCCTATTTCCAAAAGAGCTTCTTGGCTATTCTTACCCTATGCTCTCTGGGGGCCTATCGGCACTTATCTGACTTGGGTATTAATTCAACTCAATCCAGGTGTAGCTAAATAAAAAACTATAATAGGTGTTTAGTTAAATGCTTTCAACAATTGACAGTTGACAGTTGACAGTTAACAATTACCTCTCCCTTAAAGTGAGAGGATTGCTCAAAGCTAATGGCAATAAAGAGGCTTCAATTTGGTTATTTCAGCGGATGAATAAGTATGAAATTATAGTTTTGGATTTTCAATCAAATTTTGAATTCCTTAATTGCCCTTTTTAAATAAATTTGGTGGAGTAAACTTACTTTTGTTAGATATATATTCAGAGCAATCCTTCGCTTCTTCTCTTAGGACTAAGGAAGGGTTTACTGCACACTTGAGATAATGATTATTTGAATAAAACTGACAGTTGCGGCAGGGAAGCTTATTCAAACCGTTAACGCTAAAAACCATCTTATTATCTAAATGTGTTCGGATTTTTCGTATTATTATAAAAAAAGCTACCCAACCAAAGAGAAAACCAAGAGGAGACAAAGATAATGCTACATCAGTTATACTTAGTTCATGCGATTGTGCTTGTTCTCTTTTAACTTCACTCTGAATCACCTGATGTAAGTTATTAGCTGGTACATTTCTTTGGATGATTATTTGATTACTGTGCATATTATTTACCTGTAACTATATGTATTTAGCATTTACTTGATAACAGGCTAAGTAGTAATTTAAGAACTATGCTCCGTAACCTATTAACAATTAATCCTAATTTGAAGTTAGAAGAGCATTCTATTTGAAATTTGTATGTGTTGCTTAAGAAAGCAAAGCTACAATCAAGTATTTGGGATTATTTAGTGTTTAATTTGTAACAGGACATTTAAAGCGTAAACTTTGTCTTTGTCAGAGATGTTTATGCTAAAAAATGTATTTCCCTCAAGGAGTTAATAGATTAAAATTATCCCGTTGTACTTTAATTAACTAAGAAGCACTAAATAATTTTCAGTACTTTCCTCCAGATTAAATAATATTTTTAGTTTGTAATTATATGTTTACCAAAATAATTCAACTGGTATATCTGTCAAGAGTTTTGCTTGTTATTTAGAGAGATATATCAAAAGAAATAGATTCTAAGATAGGTATATAAAGAGATAAGTTGTGTTAAAATCCCAAGCAAAATTAAATAAATTGCTACTTGTTAAGAAAAATTATATTACTTTTAGCGGAAGCGATCGCCTGAGAAATTCACTAAATATTTACCGTGTGAATTCATAGGAAGGAAATTAATAAGACAATTAGGCGATCGCACTGCATCTACCTAAGAGATGAAGGCGTAACAACAAATCTAAGGTAAGCATCCCAAATATGCAAAATGCCCTTAGACTGCAAGTCTAGGGCTAAACAGACTATTGTCCGCTTAAGCAACAACTTGCTGCTGCCTAAGCGGACTAATACATTTATACATAGCCTGCGGAGCTAGGCATTGTTTTTTAGCCGTCACTTCTAAGCTAATCATCGTTGATTTCTCGAAGATGATTTGCTTGTAGTAAGCTCTACCCTACGCCAACGCGAATAGCCTGATTTTACACAAATTGAATGCTGACAAGCTTAGTCGTTCGGCTAATCAAAAGTTTGTTAATTATACACAGTCTGATTGTCTTAGCAGTAGGTCAAAAACAATTATTCTTGAGAAATAAAAATTTTGGCATATCTAAATTGCAATTCAGATAAATGGATAAAATCTCACTTAGTGCTATTCAACTTAACCGTTTATCTTTATACCCTGTTGTTTATAACGGAGTATACATAGTACAGCAATTAGTAAAACCAAAGCTCTAAACGTTGATGGCTCCACTACTTTCTTAACATCTGGTGGAGGAGTATTAGGTTTACATGGAACTTCAATGACTGGGCTACCAGGAGAACCATTACCGTTGGGAGGAGAAGTACATTCGGAAGGAGGACTAGGCTGTACTGGGGGACTAGGCTGTACTGGGGGACTAGGCTGTACTGGAGGTAAATCAGGAGGTACACTAGCTACAGGAGAATTTTCACCTGAAGAACTATCTCCACCACTGAGCAATAGAAGAAGTAGTAAAGCAAGACCACCAGCGCCGGCTACTGGCCCCCAAGGAAAAGCAACAGAGCTGCCTGGAACTAAGACATCTCCGACAGGAGCGGAGGGAGTATCTAACCCGATCGCTTCTCCCTCTAATAACATTGGATTCTCACTGACTAAAATCTCTCCAGGGATATCTTGTCCTGCAAGCTGAACCAATTCTTGAGGAATTGCATTAATAGGACGTCCCAATTGTCCACCATATTCGGGGTATGGATAAGAGAGGAGTTGAAAAATGCTGTTTTGAAGTTGGTTTTTATTTCCTGAATTTAGTGCATCTAAACCCCGAGAAAGGTTATTTAAATAAAACTTCGTCATATCTGGTGGCAAATCCAAAGACTGGATTTGCTGATCAATGTTAGGAATTTTTGCGGCTTCCTCATAAAGTGAACGTCCATAGGATAATTTCACGTCCACTAAAGCATCACGGAGGCTTGGAGAATTATTGCTTCCTGAGTATGGTGACCAATAGAAATTTTTGGTTATAGCTCCAAGACCTTGTACTGGAGTGCGACTAACATTTTGCCCAAGAACGTATTGGTATCCGTCCATAATCGTGGTGGAGTCGTTTCTCCAAAATGAGGCGAAAGGTACTTTAGAAAGATTGGGATTATTACCGTAAAAACCAGCCAAATTCTGGAAATTTTGTTGTCCACCAGCTGCTTGTATTAGCAATTGTTCATAGCTAGGCCCACCGTTTAACTCAACTAATTTCTGGAGTACCGATCCAGTTTTGTTGCAACTCAGACCAAATCCCACACTACATCCAGGAATAACTCGCATCTGGTTGAGATTTGGGTTCTTGATCTGGTACTGGAGATACTCTGATTCTAGTCCGGGTTGAATGCCATAGCGACCAACATCGAGCTGTGCAAAAGCGGACTGCCACGTGCCTAGTACTGCTGCAACAGATGAAAATGCGATGGTCGCGAAGCGAACAGCCTTCGGCATCGCAACTCCTTGGATAGTTGACTTCAGCAAGATGCACCTCAAAATGAACGACACAAAAAGTTTGTTTTAGCACCAGGATGTGAGCTTTGATTAGGTTTTCACATCTCTGTTTAATGCAGTAGGAAGTTGATATTTAGTACCTAAAAGATTTCAACTCTTAGGCGAATCTATATTCACAGTGATTGCTGTACCTTTAAGCGTTCCCGTAGAGAGTGTGTGGTATAAAACCAATGCCTTGTTTGGTTGGTCAAAAAGAAAACCACGACGTGTTGGCTGGATTTTTCCTTGCTTGACTAAAGAAATGAAGGCATTGAGATACCTACGTATACCTTCACGATTCTCTGGATTTGTATTCATATGACGCTCAATTAGCATCATGAAGAAGTCTAAGGTACGGTTCTCTTGCCCTCCAATTAAACTACCTTCGTCTAGAAAAGAACTTCCGATCAATCTTCCATTTACCTGTTGGACTTTAAACAAAGTAAAGTAACGACCCTCTTTCTTAGGATCGTTTGCATAACAGATCCAAGAACCTTCTTGGTTTTGTGTAAAACCTTGCTCGCTAAGGTAGGAAAGCGAAGAATTCGTTGCTTTGCTTTGTGGCGGAGGTAATAAATCTTCTACTGGATCTAAAGAGCAAATTCTCTGTGTTGGTTTTGGTTGCAAAACAGCAGGAGGCTGCTGAGCGATCGCACCAGTAGAGCTAGCAGCTAACGCAGATATTTGAAGAATTAATGCTCCACATAAACTAGTAATGATATTCATCTTTTTTTCCCTTTATTCTTGCTGATGTTGTTAATCACCAGATTTTACTTAATCAGAGTTGATATATAAGTGCTAGATGAAGATAAAGATATCTATCTCAAAGTCCCTATCCTATAAGCGAAAGTTAACAATCAAAGAGCTTTTGACTATCGACTTGTAGCTAACTTGTGTTTATTTAAGTTTTATACTTAGATTTTACTGTATAAATTGCACTTAAATTATTCAGTTTCATGAGTTGTTACACTTAACGCTTTAGCTGAACTAGATAAAAATTGCTGCTTATCTAGAGGCATTTACCAGTTTGTTATTAAAGTATTACCAATAAAACCGCGTTGACAATACCAACTATTTTCACTGGCTAGATTGTTCTTGATACTACATTAGGTTTGCGGATTGATCATACACCTTGCGTTTATCTATCAAGGTTTATCTATAATGGAATTTTTTCAGGTTAGATGAACGCATGATTATTAAGAGTAGTTCCCAAACTGAAAGTTAGCTAGAAAACATCTAAATAGAACACAAAAACTGGAAAGTTTTTTACAGCAGAAAATCAGCCCCTTGATATTTCTGATATATATCAAAAACAAGTTAAAGTTCTGCTGAACGCTATCCGACATTTACCTTGGTTCACTTATTTGTCATTTAAAACAAGGTTTTTTGCTATTTATTATTGAAGGTAGTTATTAAACAGCAATTAAATTATATACTGGTTGCGCGAATAGTATACAAATTTACTCAAGATAAAGAATTTCAATAATCTTGGCGAAATTTTTCTGACAAGTTCGCTCCCTTGTCGATTCTCTAAATGGCTTGCGGAGAGTGAATAATTTTTGATTTTTTGGAAGTAGCACACCTGACTAACCCTTTTTTCACGTTTGCAATGTTGTGTATAAAACACATCTTTACTTAAGTACAATGATTTTACCATTAGGTAGAGTTACATAACGCTCATATGGACAGTTATCAAAGTTAAACATTGGCATTCGTATTTACCTCATAAGTAAAAATACTGGCTAAGTAAATAAGAGAGTTATTTCTTTAGTAACTATTAGAATCTCTAAAAAAATATTTTGATGTTAAAATAATAACAGTATAATTTGTACAATTACTTAAATCAGAAAAATATATATTTTCAGACAAGGCTTGATAAGCATATTTCAGAAAAAATTGGTTATTTTAACTAAGTATACAGATTAAAATTAATACAATGTATGTAATATGAATTGATGCTTATTAAGCTGTTAATAAGTTGCTAAACGTAACTTGCACGAGTTAGCTTTATCTTTACTACATTATCTCTTTATAAAAAATTTATAAAAAATGTAAATACTACATAAGTAAAGTTCTATGTAGTCTTGTGGTTAACATCGATATAATGCTTGTTTTGAATTAAAAAGCCTAAATTCAAGTCAGAGAGTTGGTTAGCACAAAGTAAATCTGTATCTGAGCGAAAAAATTTCATATATTACTGCAAATAAAATTCTGCTGCAATGTAATTGTTTGTAGAAAGCAAGTTTTGTGCCACGAATCCTAAATTTTTGGACTGTTTCGCAGAGTTTAAATAATGCTCTTTTGGCAGGGTTTTGCTTCTACAACGATTCTCATTTTAATTAGGTATACAGGTAGAGAAGGAAAGTTGATCTGTGACTTTCTATGAGTATCTGTAGTAAATAGGCAGTATTCTGGTAGTTATTACCGGGATGCTCTACTGCAAGCAACTGATTAAAAAGGATGAAAACTTACGACTGGATTGTTGTTGGCGGTGGGATTACGGGTGCAGCACTTGCTTATGAATTGGTGAAAACAGGCTTTATTGTTCTTTTGTTAGAGCAATACGCAAGACCAGAGAATGCAACTCGCTATAGTTATGGTGGGCTTGCCTATTGGTCAGGTACTATACCATTAACTCAGCAACTGGGTGCAGAAGCGATCGCACGTCACCGCATCCTGTCTCAAGAGTTAGACGCCGATACCCAGTTTCGCGAATTAGACTTATTACTAACTATTTCAGCTGATAGTGATCCACAAGCAACAATTGCATCTTATGCTCATGTTGCCATTCCACCGCGTCTACTCACTATTAAAGAAGCCTGTGAATTAGAACCACTGCTGAACCCTGAAGCGATTACAGGTGCTTTAACTATAAAACATGGTCATATTCATCCAGAGAAAACAGCACAAGCTTATATCCAAGCCTTTCTGCGTGCTGGGGGTGAAATGCAGATTACCCAAGTTTTACAAATATTGCCAAATGGTGTAAAAACCTATACAGCAAATTATCACAGTGCCAAAGTTGCCATCTGTGCTGGTGGACTCAGCCGACAACTATTACAATCATCTGGTGTTCCTATTCGGCTGTATTTTACCCACGCAGAAATTATTGAAACCCCACCCGTTGATATCAAGTTACGCACCTTAGTTATGCCAGCTAATGTACAAAGGTTGCAATTAGAAGCTGAATCTACCCAAGCTGATGAATTGTGGAATGAACCAAACAATCAACCAGTTCCGCCAATTTTAGACATAGGTGCGATTCAATTTCAAGATGGTAGCTTGCGCTTAGGGCAGATTAGCCGCGTTCTCACAGATCCTCGTGCCAAGGTAAACTCAGAAGAAAGTGAACATTGGCTGCGAAAAAGTATCGCTCAAGTGTTGCCAGAGTTAGCTAATTTACCAGGAACCTGGCATCATTGCTTAGTTGGGTTTAATAATAATCGTCTTCCCTTAATTGGTGCTATCCCAGGGTTTGAGAGTGTCCATGTTTTCTCTGGGTTTAGTAATCCCCTCGTTCTTGTACCACCTTTAGCCCAGCGCTTTGCTAATTTTGCAGCTGGTAACAAAGATGAAATTATTACCCAGTTATCTCTTCCCTGTTAACAAAGATTAATAATATAAAGTTAATTTTTTATACAGAAGCCAAACAATCTGTATCAGAACTAACTTTTTAATAGTAAAGTATCGCACTAATATCACAATTTAAAGTTTAATATTCTCAGCTTCCTATTTGTGAGCTGATTCATCAACAAGAAGATTAATAAACAGATGAGTAGACGATTTAATCGACGTAATTTTTTGATGTACGGTTCTTTATCGATAGGAACCAGCATTTTTCTGAAGGCTTGTGCTAATAACCCTCAAACGACTACAGAGGGTTCAACCACTTCTCCTAATGCTTCTCCTGTTGCTGCTGCTGATAGTAAAACTATAAAAGTAGGGATTTTGCACTCTCTCAGCGGCACAATGGCTATTAGTGAAAAAAGTGTTGTAGATGCTGAAAAGTTAGCAATCAAAGAAATTAACGCTGCTGGTGGTGTTTTAGGTAAGCAAATCGAAGCTATTGTTGAAGATGGTGCTTCTAACTGGGATACTTTTAGGGAAAAAGCAACTAAGCTAATTGATCAAGATAAAGTTTCTGTGGTTTTTGGTTGTTGGACTTCTGCAAGCCGGAAAAATGTTAAGCCAGTATTTGAAAGTAAAAATCATATGCTCTGGTATCCAGTGCAATATGAGGGTCAAGAGTGTTCTAAAAATATTTTTTACACTGGCGCAGCACCAAATCAACAAATCGAACCATCTGTTGACTGGTTATTAAAAAATAAAGGTAAAGAATTCTTCTTAGTTGGCTCTGACTATGTTTTTCCACGAACTGCTAACACAATTATTAAAGCACAATTAGAAGCTTTAGGTGGTAAAACAGTTGGTGAGGATTATTTACCGTTAGGGAACACAGAAGTTACCCCAATTATCACTAAGATAAAACAAGCTTTGCCAAATGGTGGTGTAATTTATAACACTCTCAATGGTGATAGTAATGTCGCTTTTTTCAAACAGTTAAAAGGGGCTGGATTGACACCAGAAAGATATCCTTCTATGTCTGTCAGCATTGCTGAAGAAGAAGTTAAAGCTATTGGTGTAGAGTATCTTAAAGGTCACTATGCTGCTTGGAATTACTTCCAAACAGTAGACACACCTGCTAATAAAAAGTTTGTTGCAGATTTCAAGAAAGAATATGGTGAAAATCGGGTAACAAATGACCCAATGGAAGCAGCATATATCGCAGTTTATTTGTGGAAACAAGCAGTAGAAAAAGCTGGTACTACAGATATAGCTAAAGTGAGTGCTGCGGCGTATGGTCAAACTTTAGATGCACCTGAAGGTAAAGTGACAATGGATGCGAATCATCACATATCGAAAATTGTGCGGATTGGTCAAGTTAGGCTAGATGGTTTGTTTGATATTGTTTATGCTACACCTGCACCAGTTGAACCAGTTCCTTGGAATCAGTTTGTGAAAGAGACTAAGGGATTTGCTTGTGATTGGTCAAATCCAGCTAAAGGTGGTAAGTACAAGAAAGCCTAAATAATTCGTAATTCGTAACGATGCTACGCTAACGTAATTCGTAATTAATTATGAATTATGCATTTCATAAAAGTAGGGTGTGTTATGGCTTTAGCCTAACGCACCGCCTAAGAGATAATAGGTGCGTTACGCTATCGCATTAACACTAAATAATTTATTTTTTGGAAGTCCTTAAATTGCGAACTCCGAATTAGTATGCTGTTGGAGAGAAAAAAGTGTTAACAGGTTTTTTAGAAGCTGTATTTAACGGTATTAGTATTGGCGCTGTATTATTAATTGCTGCCTTGGGACTAGCCATCATATTTGGATTGATGGGCGTCATTAATATGGCGCATGGCGAATTGATGATGTTTGGTGCTTATACAACATTTGTTGTACAAAATATCTGTAAACACTTGGGTGGACTGTGGTTTGAAGTTTATATATTTTTAGCTTTAATTATCGCTTTTATTTTCACAGCATCTGTAGGATTAATTTTAGAAAAAGGCGTGATTCGCTATCTCTATGGCCGCCCTTTAGAAACTCTACTCGCAACTTGGGGAGTAAGTTTGATTTTTCAGCAGTTTGTTCGTAGTGTGAATTGGGTATTGATAGTTGGTATAGCCTTGTTTTCTGCGTTATTTTTTGGAGGTTTATGGATTTTAAATTCTCAGACAAATTTAGCAAGAGTTCGTAACTGGGTTGTAGCAGTGATATTGTTGTTATCGCTAGGAGTGACAATAACAACAGGCAATTTTTTGAGTAAAACTTATCAGCAAGCAGTAACTCAACCTTGGTTTGGCGCTCAAAATGTGGATGTAACTGCCCCTACTTGGTTACAAGCTGGTATATCTTTGGGCGGTGTGCAATTGCCTTTTGCTAGGTTATTTATTATTGCTTTAACGATAATTTGTGTAGTAGGAATTTATCTTTTCTTACAACGTTCTAACTGGGGCTTAAGGATTCGGGCTGTTACACAAAACCGTAGTATGAGTGCTTGTTTAGGTATCCCAACTCAAAAAGTTGATGCTATCACTTTTGCACTGGGTTCGGGTTTAGCTGGTGTAGCTGGATGTGCAATTAGTTTACTCGGTTCTGTAGGGCCAAATACCGGACAAAATTATATTATCGATACTTTTATGGTGGTGGTTGTCGGAGGTGTGGGTAATTTAGCAGGTACTATCATCGCTGCTTTGGGTATTGGGACTGTTAACTATTTAGTTGGTTCTGGGACGCTGGCTTTGTTGACTCCTGTTAAGCCCTTGGCAGAT
This region of Nostoc sp. UHCC 0302 genomic DNA includes:
- a CDS encoding branched-chain amino acid ABC transporter permease, whose product is MLTGFLEAVFNGISIGAVLLIAALGLAIIFGLMGVINMAHGELMMFGAYTTFVVQNICKHLGGLWFEVYIFLALIIAFIFTASVGLILEKGVIRYLYGRPLETLLATWGVSLIFQQFVRSVNWVLIVGIALFSALFFGGLWILNSQTNLARVRNWVVAVILLLSLGVTITTGNFLSKTYQQAVTQPWFGAQNVDVTAPTWLQAGISLGGVQLPFARLFIIALTIICVVGIYLFLQRSNWGLRIRAVTQNRSMSACLGIPTQKVDAITFALGSGLAGVAGCAISLLGSVGPNTGQNYIIDTFMVVVVGGVGNLAGTIIAALGIGTVNYLVGSGTLALLTPVKPLADFFSFFATTSMAKVMVFALIIVFLQWKPGGIFPQKGRTVDV
- a CDS encoding FAD-binding oxidoreductase codes for the protein MKTYDWIVVGGGITGAALAYELVKTGFIVLLLEQYARPENATRYSYGGLAYWSGTIPLTQQLGAEAIARHRILSQELDADTQFRELDLLLTISADSDPQATIASYAHVAIPPRLLTIKEACELEPLLNPEAITGALTIKHGHIHPEKTAQAYIQAFLRAGGEMQITQVLQILPNGVKTYTANYHSAKVAICAGGLSRQLLQSSGVPIRLYFTHAEIIETPPVDIKLRTLVMPANVQRLQLEAESTQADELWNEPNNQPVPPILDIGAIQFQDGSLRLGQISRVLTDPRAKVNSEESEHWLRKSIAQVLPELANLPGTWHHCLVGFNNNRLPLIGAIPGFESVHVFSGFSNPLVLVPPLAQRFANFAAGNKDEIITQLSLPC
- a CDS encoding TspO/MBR family protein gives rise to the protein MKARWIITATSAALFFGGSLLTSLRDPWFQNLQRPDWLTFEFLIPFIWTFIWACITISAIIVWERRSKQRSHPWLLMVIYAAIALLTSVYSPIVVEFRSLTGGLIVGGLATLLVYILAFIVKPISKRASWLFLPYALWGPIGTYLTWVLIQLNPGVAK
- the urtA gene encoding urea ABC transporter substrate-binding protein; the encoded protein is MSRRFNRRNFLMYGSLSIGTSIFLKACANNPQTTTEGSTTSPNASPVAAADSKTIKVGILHSLSGTMAISEKSVVDAEKLAIKEINAAGGVLGKQIEAIVEDGASNWDTFREKATKLIDQDKVSVVFGCWTSASRKNVKPVFESKNHMLWYPVQYEGQECSKNIFYTGAAPNQQIEPSVDWLLKNKGKEFFLVGSDYVFPRTANTIIKAQLEALGGKTVGEDYLPLGNTEVTPIITKIKQALPNGGVIYNTLNGDSNVAFFKQLKGAGLTPERYPSMSVSIAEEEVKAIGVEYLKGHYAAWNYFQTVDTPANKKFVADFKKEYGENRVTNDPMEAAYIAVYLWKQAVEKAGTTDIAKVSAAAYGQTLDAPEGKVTMDANHHISKIVRIGQVRLDGLFDIVYATPAPVEPVPWNQFVKETKGFACDWSNPAKGGKYKKA